AAGGCGGTGACGACTTCCTCGGTGCGCGCGATCGCCGCGCGCTCGAGGACCTTGCTGATGCTCGGCGAAGCCTCCCCGCCGGTGACGCGCTCGATCGGCGCGTCGAGCCAGTCGAACAGGCGACGCTGGATCTCGTCGGCCAGCCAGCCACCGTAGGACATGCCGCGGGCACCCTGCTCGACGATCAGCACCCGGTTGGTCTTGCGCACGCTGCGCTCGATCGTGTCCCAGTCCAGGCTGGCGTGGTCCAGCCAGCGCAGGTCGATCAGGTCGGCCTGCAGCTGCGGCACCTGGTCGAGCGCTTCGAGGCAGTGGCCGACCATGGACAAGTAGGAGATCACGGTCAGGTCACCGCCCTCGCGGCGCAACGCCGCTTTCCCGACGGGTATCCGGTAGTCCACATCGGATACCGGTCCGGTTCCGGTCGTGGTGTAGAGGTCGACGTGCTCGAGCACGACGACCGGGTCCTCGCAGGCGATCGCGGTGTTGAACAAGCCGACGTAGTCGAACGGGTTGGACGGTGCGACCACACGCAGCCCCGGAGCCGTCACGAGCACACCGGCGGGATCGTTCGTGTGCTGCGAGCCGTACCCGGTGCCGGCCGCGAGCTTCGTCCGCAGCACGAACGGCACCGGACTTTCGCCACCGAACATGTGGCGCGCCTTGGCGACCTGGTTGAACAGCTGGTCGGCCGCCACCCACATGAAGTCCGCGTACATGTACTCCACAACCGGCCGGAACCGCCCGTCCAGGGCAAGCCCGCCGCCAAGCCCGGTGAACGCGTTCTCGCTGATCGGAGTGCCCAGCACCCGGCCGGGTGCGACTTCGATGGCATCGCGGGTGGCGCCGTTGGTTCCGCCCTTGAGCCGGTGCACGTCCTCGCCCAGCACGACGACCCGCTCGTCGGTCTCGAGCCGGCTGGCGAGCACCTCGCTCACCACGTCGATGAACCGGCGTTCCCCGAGCTCGCCCGAGAACGTGTCGGCCTCCTCGTACCGGCTTCCCGCCAGCTCGCTGAGATCGCCACGTACTCCGACGTCGACAAAACCGGGGTCCGGCCACGCGGACGCCTTGATCCGCCGCTGCCCCGGCTTGCCGTCCGGCACGGGTTCGAGCAGCGAGTCCCCGATCTCGCGCAGGGCGGCGGTGGCCTCCTCACGGAACGCCGCCACCTCCTCCGATGTGGACAGTTCGCGCCGGATAACCTGTGCCCGCAGCAGATCCACCGGGTCGCGATCGCGCCAGGCCTGCTCCTCGGCCTTGTCGCGGTAACCGAAGGCGCTGCCCGGGTACGGCCCGTTCTGGTGGAAGTACCGGTACACGTCGGCTTCCACGATCGTCGGACCGTTCCCGGTGCGCATATGCGCCAGCGCCTCGGTCATCGCCAGGTGCACCGCCAGTGGATCCATCCCGTCCACTCGCCAGCTCGGGATCCCGAACCCCGGGCCACGGCCGGAGAGCCGTGCTTCCCCGGTCGCCTCGGCCACCGAGGTCGAGACGGCGTACTGGTTGTTCTCGATGAAGAAGCACACGGGCAGCCGCCACGCCGCGGCGAGGTTGAACGTTTCCAGAACCGATCCGATGTTCACCGCCCCGTCGCCGAAGTAGGTGACCGTGACGGCATCGGTGCCCGCGCGGCTTTGGTTGAAGGCGAAGCCCGCCGCCTGCGGGACACCGCCGCCGACGATCGCGTTGGTGCCCATCGCGCCCGCCTCCCGCCAGCGGAGGTGCATCGAGCCACCCCTGCCGCGGCAGTACCCCTCGGCCAGCCCGCAGATCTCGGCGAGCGTGCGGCGCAGCACCGTGCGCACTTCGTCGTCCAGTTCGGGCAGCACCCCGGACTTGCGGGACATCACGTGCCCGAACGCCTTCGCGAGGAACTGGTGGTGTCCGCGGTGCGAGCCGTTGACGTAGTCGTCACTGCGCAGCGCCACGATCGAGCCGACCGCACCGCCCTCCTGGCCGACGCTCGAATGCGCCGGCCCGTGCACGAGCCCCTGCCCGGCCAGTTCCAGCACGTACTCCTCGAACGTCCGGATCCACAGTGCCTGGCCCAGCATCCGCAGCAGCAGATCCGGATCCGCGCTGTCCCAGTCCTCGGGTGACGTGGCGAGGTGAACCCACGGGGCGGCGGCGGCCAGGTTCTCACGGGTGGGCATCAAGGCTCCTCTGAAGATGAACTCCCGCCAAATGGATCCAACTGGCGGCTACATCCCGTACTATGCGCGCTAGCTACCGTAAATGCAAGCTAGATTGGATCCATTGGAGGCGCTGTGCCTGTCCCCGGCCTAGCGGGTGTCGATCACATCGGGATCACCGTTCCCGACCTCGACCAGGCCCGCGAGTTCTTCGTCGACGTTCTCGGGTGCGAATACCTGTACACCTTGGGCCCCCTGCGCGACGACCACGGCAACTGGATGCGGGACCATCTCGACGTGCACGAACGGGCCGTCGTGCCGCGCCTGCACTTCTACCGGCTCGGCGGGCGGTCGATCCTCGAGGTGTTCGAGTACCACGCGCCCGATCAGCGTCCGGAGCCACCGCGCAACAGCGACATCGGCGGTCATCACCTGGCGTTCTACGTGGATGACCTCGATGCGGCCGTCGCCGATCTCCGCCATCGCGGCCTGCGCGTACTGGGTGAGCCGACCTCCAGCGCCGGTCCCCACGAGGGGCAACGCTGGGTGTACTTCCTGTCGCCGTGGGGTCTGCAGTGTGAGCTAGTGTCCTACCCACACGGCAAGGCCTTCGACCGCAACCCGGAAGCCTTCGCATGACGGAAGGAGCCGAGCGTGACTGGTCGCAACGGCGTCCCGGCGGCCGTCGCGAGCCAGCGCATCGCCGAGGAGATCCGCGAGCGGATCCTCAACGGCACGCTCGCGCCCGGTGCCCGGATCATCCAGGACGAGCTCGCCGAGGAGCTGCGGACCAGCCGGCTGCCGGTGCGCGAGGCGCTGCGCATCCTGCAATCCCGCGGTCTGGTCACCCTGCGCGCGAACCAGGGCGCGTGGGTCGCCAGCATGGACATGCGCGAATGCGAGCTCAGCTACAAGATCCGGGAACGGGTGGAACCGCTGTTGCTCGCCGAATCGGCACCCCGGCTGTCCGACGACGACATCGTCGAACTGACCCGGCTGCAGGAGCAGATCGAGCGCGCCCACGACGTGGAGGAGTTCCTCGTCCTCGACCGGCGGTTGCACTGGGCCACCTATCGTCATCACCGTGCCGAAGAGCTGGCTTCGATCGTGGCGCGCCTGTGGGACACCACCCAGCACTACCGGCGCGCGTTCACGAGGCTCACCGGCGAGCACCGACGCTGGATCATCGGTTCCGAGCACCACCTGCTCATCGAGGCCCTGCGCGACCGCGACCACACCTCCGCCGAGCGCATCCTCGAACTCCACATCCGCCGCACGCGCGTCGAACTGGGGCGGCACCCGGAGCTCTTCCAGGTCACGTGAGCTCGTGCGTCCGTGGCGGCGCCGTGGACTCCCGGACCATGAGCCTGCCCTCGAAACGCATCACGTTCGGTTCCGTCCGCCGGCCGTCGCGCGGGTGCTGGATGCGGTCCAGGAGCAGCCGCGCGGTCATCGCGCTCATGTCCTCCAAAGGCAGGACATACCGTGTGAGAGGCGGATCGGTGACGTCGAGCCACCCGGATCCGAGGAAGCCCACGAGTGAGAGGTCCGACGGCACGGACAGGTTCCGGTTCCGCAGGGCTTTGAGCGCACCGAGGGCGCCGCGTGCCCCGGCGACGAAGATCGCGGTCACGGCCGGGTGACGTTCCAGGACGCGATCGGTGGCGGCTTCGCCCCACTCGACGTCGTAGGACGGTCCGTGCAGGATCGGACAGCCCCGCTTGGGCAACCCGGACCGGGCGCACGCGTCGTGGAAGCCGCGCACCCGGTCCACGGTCGTGCTCAGGTCCGCCGGCCCGGTGATCATGGCGATACTCCGATGGCCGAGATCGACGAGATGCCGCACCACTTCGGCGGCACCGCGCTCGTCGTCACCGATGACGCTGTCCACCCCCCGGGCCGACGATCGGCGGGCGTACTCGACCACCGGAATCCGCGGGTCGAGTGCGCGTACCGCGTCGGCGCCCTCGGACGTGCACGGGACGTGCACGATTCCGTCCACGCGGCTTTCCATCAACGATCGCAACAGTTCCTGGTCGACGTCCGCCGAGTTGTTGTTGCACGACACCAGCAGCCGGTAACCCTCGGTGCGCAGCACCCGCTGCACGACCGAAGCCGCCGTCGTGTAGAACTCGTTCTCCAGATCGGGGAGGATCAGGCCTGCCGAATAACTCCGGTTGCGACGCAACGCCCTCGCCAGCACGTTCGACGAGTAACCGAGCTCTCGAGCGGCCGCCTCCACCTTCCGCCTGGTTTCCGGTCGCACGTTCGGGTGCCCGCTCAGCGCACGGGACACCGTGCCCAGACCCAGGCCGGTGTACTCCGCCACGTCCTTCAAGGTAGCCATGATGGAAACGTTATTCCATGGAACCCGTTTCCAGGAAGATGTGCGTCGTGCAACTCGGTGTCGACATCCCCTTGACAAGCCGTTTCATTGGATTGAGACTTCACGCAGCCGTTGGAAAGGTTCCCAACGAGCTCGCGCCGGCGGACACAGCACACCATCTCGTGTGTCGGCGCCGGACTCCCCGGACTCGGACAGAAACCATGACCACCCGGGGACTCGACGAGAACGACCATGACGGGTTCCGCAAGACTTGCACCAGCAGTGCGGAAGGCCGCCGGGTCCGCAGAACCGGCAGTGAACCCGAATCGGGACAGCACGCACGGATCCGGCGGAACAGCGGTGCGATCCGCGAACGGACCGACACGACCTCGGCCCTCCCCGTCCCGGGCCTGAAAGGTGAATTCATGGAAAGCTTTCCAAGCCGCAGCGGCGTCGATCTCGCCGTCTTCCCCACTCCACACCGGCCAGGTTCGGTCGTGGCGGTTCCGCGGCGGTCGCGTGTCACCGGGGCCGGGAGCGCTGCCGCGTTTTCGACAGGACAAGGAGAAGCACACCGTGGCATCTGAGGCACCGGCCGCGCACCTGACCGATTCGCGCGCGCTGGGCTCGTTGTTCGCGTCCGCGGAGATCCGGGATGTTTTCACCGACCGGGCGATGATCCAGTCGTGGCTCGACGTCGAGGTCGCGCTCGTGAGGGCACAGGCCGATCTCGGAATCGTCCCCGCGGACGACGCGGACACCATCGCCGCGAGCGCGCTGGCGACGGAGTGGGACCTGAACGCGCTCGCGACCGAGATCGGGCGCACGGCACACCCCCTGGTGCCCGTGATCCGCGAGCTGGCCGCCCGCAGCGGCGACGCCGGTGGGTGGGTCCACTACGGAGCGACCACACAGGACATCACCGACACGGGCCTGGTCCTGCAGGCGCGCGCCGCGCTCGACCTGACCGCCGCGCTCCTTCGCGACCTCATCGGCACATTGACCGGACTCGCGCGCCGTCACCGCGATCTGCCCATGATCGGGCGTACGCACGCCCAGCACGCGCTGCCGATCACACTCGGGTTCAAGTTCGCGGTACTGCTGGCCGAAGCCGAACGTCATCTCCAGCGGCTCACCCAGCTGCGGCCACGTGTGCTCGTCGCCGAACTCGGCGGGGCGGTGGGATCGATGGCCTCGTTCGGCCCACAGGGCCCTGAATTGCTGCACCGCATGGCCCGGCACCTCGATCTCGGCACTCCGGACATCGCCTGGCACACCGCGCGGGACGGCTTCGCCGAGCTGACCTGCGTGCTCTCGATGATCTCCGCCACCTGCGGGAAGATCGCGAACGAGATTCGCGTCCTGCAGCGCACCGAGGTCGCCGAAATCGAGGAGCCGTTCGTCCTCGGCAAGGTCGGCAGCAGCACCATGCCGCACAAGCGAAACCCCATGCTGGCCGAGTTCGTGCTGTCCAACGCGATCCTCACCCGGCAGTCCCCGGCGGCCATGCTCACCGCGATGCTCCAGGAGCACGAGCGGGACATGACGGTGTGGGGCGTCGAGTGGTCGGTCCTGCCGGAGACGTTCATCCTCACGGGCGGTCTGCTCGAACGCGCCACCCGATTGCTCGACGGCCTGATCGTGCACCCGGAAGCCATCCGGCGGAACTTGCACCGTCTCGGTGACCTGATGCTGTCCGAGGTCGCGATGATGCGCCTCGCGAACGAGCTGGGCAAGACCGAGGCGCACGAGGTCGTCTACCAGGCGGCCATGGCCGCATGGGAATCCGGCCGGTCGCTCAAGGACGCGCTGCTCGACGACGAACGGGTCAGGGCGGCGACCGATCCGGCGGAACTGGACCGGCTTCTGGTCCCGGAGTCCTACCTGGGCTCCTGCGCGAGCTTCGTGGATCAGGTGCTGGCGGGGTCGGCGGCGCGACAGGCCGAGGAGGACTCCGGTGCCTGAACCCATCGGCGTGATCGGCACGGGGGCCATGGGCTCGCGCTTCGCCCGGCGGCTGGCCGGGCTCGGCCATCCCGTGCACGCCTGGAACCGCACCCCCGCTCGTGTCGAAGCGCTGCAGGACGCGGGCGTGGTCGCCCAGTCCACGCCGCGCGCCGTCGCCGAACGGTGCGAGCTCCTCGTGTGCATGGTGTGGGACTCCGAGGCGCTGCGCTCTGTCGCAAGAGGACCCGGCGGCTTCATCGCCGGGATGTCACACCGGCACGTGGTACTCGACGCCAGCACGGTCGAGCCCGAAGTGAGCGCCGAGATCGCAACCGCGGTCGCGGGCGCCGGAGCGGCGATGCTCGACACACCGGTGTCGGGCAGCCTCGACGCCGCCGAGAGCGGGCGACTCATGATCATGTCGAGCGGGCCCGTGCGGGCATTCGACCGCGCACGTCCAGTGCTGGACGCACTCGCGCGGTCGGTCCGGCACGTCAGCGAGGTCAACGGCAGCGCGCTCGCACTGAAGCTGGCGATCAACCTGCAGGTGGCCCTCCAGGAGGTCGCGTGGGGCGAAGGCCTCGCCCTGGCCGCGGAATTCGGCATCGATCGCGTCCAGGCGACGAGTGTGATGCTGGACAGCGTCATCGCCTCACCGATGCTGCACTACCGGGCACCGTTCGTGCTCGATCCTCCCGGTGAAGTGTGGGCGAGCAGCGCACAACTGCTCAAGGACGTCTCCTACGCGGTCGCTCGGAGCGGCGGGCACGCGGTCGCCGGCCGCCACGCTCGCGACCTGCTCGCGAAGATCTGCGGGGACGAGCGGGCGGACCGCGAGGCCGCGGAGCTGATGATCGCCGTCGCCGACGGCGAACGACCGGATGGGCCGACGCGGTGAAGGCCGCCGTCCTGCACGGACCCGGGGACCTGCGGGTCGAGGAAGTGCCCGATCCGCCGGTCCCGCGCCCGGACGAGGTCACCATCGCCGTGCACCGGTGCGGCCTCTGCGGTACCGACGCGCACGAGTACGCGCACGGTGGTCCGATGACGCCCCTCCGCGAACGCCACCCGTGGTCGGGACACCTCGGCCCGACGATCATCGGTCACGAGTTCATGGGCACGGTGACCCGGGCGGGAACGGCGGCGGGTTTCGCCGAAGGTGCGCGGATCGTCGCGGGGGCGGGCCACTGGTGTGGTGACTGCCCGCCTTGCCGCGCGGGACGGACGAACCTGTGCCGTCGCTACCACACCTACGGGCTGAGCACGCACGGCGGGATGGCCGAATTCGTCACGGTGCCCGCGGCGATGTGCGCAGGTGTACCGGACGGGTGCACGGACGACAACGCCGCACTGGCCCAGCCGGTCTCGATCGCGATGCACGCGCTGGACCGGGGACAGGTGCCCGAGGACAGCGAGATCCTCGTGATCGGTGCCGGCGGCGTCGGCGCGCTCCTCGTGGCCGCCGCGGCGGATCGCGGACTGACCGTCCACGTGGCCGACCTCGACCCCGTCCGCCTGGCTGCCGCACGGCGCCTGGGCGCGGCCACCACTCAGCAGGTGGACGGGCAGACCGGGGCGACCGCGTTCCGCGGGCTGGCCACGGTCTTCGAGACCTCCGGCGCGGCCGCCGGCCTGCGCATGGCACTCGATGCGACGGCTCCCGGCGGCCGGATCGTCGCGGTCGGCTTGCCCGGCGGCACCGCCGAGTTCGACCTGCGGGCCGCCGTAGTGTCCGAAAAGGACATTCGAACGTCCAGTGCGCACGTCTGCCGGCGCGACCTGCCGGCGGCGGTCGACCTGCTGTCCCGCTTGGACCTGGCCACCGAGATCGTGGCCAGGGTGCTGCCGTTGGACCGGATCCACGACGGACTGGCCGGCGGGGGCAAAACCCTGATCGACATCCGGGGAAAGGAATAACGATGACACAGCGACGTCTCATCAAGAACGGCACGATCGTGTCGATGGATCCGACGCTCGGTGACCTGGCCCGCGGTGACGTGCTCGTCGAGGACGACAGGATCGAGGCACTCGCCCCGGATCTGGGGCCGGTCGACGCCGAGATCATCGACGCGTCCGGCTGCATCGTCATGCCCGGGCTGATCGACACGCACCGGCACACCTGGCAGGCTTTCCTCCGCGGTATCGCGGCGGATTGGACGCTGGGCCAGTACATGACCGGCCTCCACCTGGGGCTGAGCGCCTTCTTCACCGCGGAAGACACCTACGCAGGCAACTTCGCCGGTGCCGTCGAAGCACTCGACAGCGGCATCACGACACTGCTCGACTGGTCGCACAACGTCAACACCCCGGAGCAGAGCGACGCCGCCGTGCACGCGCTGGCCGACTCCGGGATCCGGGCCGTGTTCGCGCACGGGGGCGGCGCGGACATGTACCAGGTGCCCAGCGACGTGCCGCACGACCGGGACGTGCGCCGCGTGCGCGGCGAGCACTTCTCAGCCGGAGACGGTCTCCTGACCATGGCGATGGCCCTGCGCGGCCCGCAGTTCGCCACCGTGGACGTCACCGAGTCCGACGTGGCGCTCGCGCGGGAACTCGACCTGCCGATCACCCTGCACGCGGGTGACGGCGAATGGGGCCGCTCCGGGCCGATCCGCCGGTTGGCCGAGCGCGGGCTCCTCGGTCCCGACACCACCTACGTGCATTGCAACACCCTCGGCGACGACGAGCTGCGACTGATAGCGGACTCGGGGGGCACCGTCTCGATCGCACCCGACATCGAGATGCAGATGGGGCACGGCTGGCCGGCGACCGGCCGGTTGCTCGCCGCAGGAATCCGTCCCGGCTTGTCGATCGACACGTGCGTGTCGAACGGGGGTCACCTGTGGGGCACCATGCGGGTCGCCCTCGCCACCCAGCGCGCGCTGGACAACTCGGAACCGGGTGCCAGTGACCGCCCGGAGGTCTCGCTGGGCTCCCGCGACGTGCTGTCCTTCGCCACCCTCGACGGCGCGCGCGTGCTCGGACTCGGCCACAAGGTGGGCTCGCTGACCCCCGGCAAGCAGGCCGACATTCTGCTCGTCCGCGCGGACACCGTCGCACTGGCCCCGCTCAACAACCCCGTCGGCCAGCTCGTCTACGCAGCCCACCCCGGCCTGGTCGACACGATCCTGGTCGCCGGTGAAGTGGTCAAACACCACGGTGTCCTCATCGGCGACCGCGCCAAGCGGGCTTGCCGCCTGGCCACCGAGCACCGGGACGCGTTGTTCGATCGCGCCGCGCGCAGCGAACGGCTCACCGATGCGCGGACGGGCGGCGGCTGGCAGCCGGCACCCCTGACGGCCGCGAACTGAGAACAAGGAGAAAACGGAAATGGGTATCGCCACCTACGGCAGCACCAACGTCGACTGGGAAGCGCGGATCGACATGGACCGGCTGCGCACCGAACGACTGGCGCGGCTGCGGGACCACCTCGAGCGGTCCGAGTTCGGTGCCGTGCTGGCATTCGACTTCTACAACATCCGGTACATGACCGCGACGCACATCGGGACCTGGGGCATCGACAAGATGGTCCGGTTCGCGTTGCTCATGCGCGGCGCCGAACCGATCGTGTGGGACTTCGGTTCCGCCGCCAAGCACCACCAGCTGTACAACCCCTGGCTCACCGACGAAGACGGCACCTCGCGGTCCCGGGCCGGAATCTCCACGCTGCGCGGAGCGATCCACCCCGGGGCGGGCCGGGCGGAGTCGGTGGCCGCCAAAGTCGCCGAGGAGCTGCGCGCGCACGGGCTGGACAAGGAACCGCTCGGCGTCGACTTCATCGAGCTGCCCGTGCACCGGGCCCTGCTCGCCGAAGGGATCGACGTGCAGGACGGGCAGCAGGTCTTCCTCGAAGCGCGCCGCGTCAAGACGCGCGACGAAATTTCCCTGCTCACGCACGCTTGTGGCCTGGCCGACATGGCCTACGAGGAGCTGTACCGGGCTCTGAAGCCGGGGATGAAGGAGAACGAGACCGTCGGGCTGGTGTCCAAACTGCTCTACGACAACGGCTCGGAGTTCGTCTCGGGGATCAACGCGATCTCCGGTGAGCGCTGCAACCCGCACCCGCACCTCTACTCCGACCGGATGATGCGGCCCGGCGACCCGGCCTACTTCGACATCGTGCACACCTACCTGGGCTACCAGACCTGCTACTACCGGACGTTCGCGGTCGGCAGCGCCTCGCCGGCGATGCGCGACGCCTACAAACGGGCGCGTGAGATCATGGATGTCTCACTCGCCGCGGTCAAACCCGGTGTCACCACCGCCGACATCGTGTCCCTCTGGCCGAAGGCACAGGACTTCGGCTTCGACAACGAGGAAGCGGCCTTCGCGCTGCAGTACGGGCACGGCGTGGGTATCTCCGTGTGGGAAAAGCCGATCTTCTCCCGTCTGACCTCGCTCGACCACCCCGAGGTCCTCGAGGAGGGCAACGTGTTCGCACTGGAGACCTACTGGCCCGCCAAGGACGGCTGGTCGGCCGCCCGGATCGAGGAGGAACTGGTGGTGACCGCCGACGGATGCGAGGTCATCACCCGTTTCCCCGCCGAGGAGCTCCTGGTCGCAGGGCAACGCTACTTCGCCGCGACCGGTCCGCTGCCCGCCGTCCGTGAGTCCCAGTCACATCTCAACACCCCTGAGGGACGGAACGGAGCCCCCGCGTGACAACCACACTGGCGGAGTACCGGATGCGCATCGGCGCCACGTGGGCCGAAGCGGCCGACGGCAGGCGCTACGACACCGTCAACCCCTTCACCGGCCGGGCGTGGGCGAGCGTGCCCGACGGCGGACCGGAGGACGTCGACCGCGCCGTCGAGGCGGCCACCGCGGCGATGACCGGCGAGTGGGGACGAGCCACCGGTTTCGAACGAGCCCGCCTCATGCGCCGCCTGGCGGACGTCCTGGAACGCGACGCGGACGAGCTGGCCCGCCTGGAAAGCACCGACAACGGCAAGTTGATCCGGGAGACCTCCGGGCAGGCGAAGGCGCTACCGGAGTGGCTCCGCTACTTCGCCGGCGTCGCCGACAAACTACAAGGCGACGTCATCCCCGCCCAGAACCCGGATTTCCTCATTTACACCCGGCACGAGCCGGTCGGGGTGGTGGGGGCCATCGTGCCCTGGAACTCGCCACTGTCGCTGCTGATGTGGAAGTTCGCCCCGCTGCTGGCGGCCGGGTGCGCACTGGTGGTCAAGCCGTCCGAATACACCCCGGTCACCGCGCTCGCGCTCGCCGAGCGGGCGGTGGAAGCGGGTCTGCCACCGGGTGTGCTGAACGTCGTGACCGGGCAGAGCGCCGACCTCGGCCGAGCGCTGGTGGCTCATCCCGGCGTGCGGCAGGTGGCGTTCACCGGTTCACCGGAGGTGGGCATCAAAGTCGCCCAGGGCGCCGCGGCACACCTGGCCCGGACCACCCTCGAGCTCGGCGGCAAGTCGGCCCAGGTCGTCTTTCCGGACAGCGACCTCGACGCGGTGGTCGACGGCGTGATCGCCGGGATCTTCGCCGCCTCAGGACAGACCTGCGTCGCCGGTTCGCGCCTGGTGGTGCACGAGGAGGTCGAGCAACCCGTCCTGGACCGCCTCGTGGAGCGGACCCGCGCCATCAAGCTCGGTGATCCGCTCGACCCGGCGAGTGAGATGGGCCCGCTCGCCAACGAGACGCAGCTCAAGACCGTCACGGGCTTCGTGGAGCGGGCGGCCGCCGAGGGGGCGCGGATCGTGCACGGCGGAGGGGGCGACCCGGCCCTCGGCGGCATGTTCTACCTCCCCACCGTCGTCACCGGGGTGCGTCCGGACATGGAGATCGCGCAGGAGGAGATCTTCGGCCCCGTGCTGTCGGTGCTGCGCTTCCGCACCGAGGACGAGGCGGTCCGCATAGCCAACGGGACGCGGTACGGGCTGGGGGCCGGTGTCTGGACGAACGATGTGCGCAGGGCCCACCGGGTGGCGCACCGACTGCGGGCGGGCAACGTGTGGATCAACGCTTACCGCATGGTCGCGCCGAACGTGCCTTTCGGCGGCAACGGCCACAGCGGCTGGGGCCGGGAAAGCGGGATGGACGCCGTGCGTGAGTACACCGACACGAAAGCGGTGTGGGTCGATCTCGCGGGCAACGCCCGCGACCCGTTCCGGCTCAACTGAACCCGAACGGCGGGGCCACGAGCACACGGATGTCGTCGTGGCCCCGTTCGCGGACCGCGCACCGGCGTGCGACCGCGCACCCGTCGCCGTGCCGTGCGGGTCGAGAACCGGCGCCCGGATGCCGCACTGCCCGACGAACCCACACCCGCCGGCGCCACCAGACCACCACATGGCTGTCCGCGTCATGCCGGCACGAAGCCCTGACATCGGAGTCACCCCATGGCAAACCGTACGAAGTGGACGGTTCTCGCGAGCTGCTTCCTCGCCTACACCTTCGACGCCGTCGAGCTCGTCGCTCTGACGGTCGCGCTACCCACCATCCGCTCGGATCTGCACCTCACGGCCGTGCAGGGCGGGTGGCTGGCCACCGCGACACTGCTGGGCATCGGCTTCAGCAGCCTGTCGGCGGGCTGGTTCGCCGACAACCACGGACGCAAGACCGCATTGCTCACCTCATTGCTGGTTTTCGGGGTGTTCACGGCACTCCTCGCGGTCCCCGGCGGTTTCTGGCTGCTGCTCACCCTGCGGTTCGTCGCCGGGTTCGGGCTGGGTGGCGTGTGGAGCGCCGTCTCGACACTGGTCGTGGAGGCCTGGCCCG
This is a stretch of genomic DNA from Amycolatopsis endophytica. It encodes these proteins:
- a CDS encoding M24 family metallopeptidase is translated as MGIATYGSTNVDWEARIDMDRLRTERLARLRDHLERSEFGAVLAFDFYNIRYMTATHIGTWGIDKMVRFALLMRGAEPIVWDFGSAAKHHQLYNPWLTDEDGTSRSRAGISTLRGAIHPGAGRAESVAAKVAEELRAHGLDKEPLGVDFIELPVHRALLAEGIDVQDGQQVFLEARRVKTRDEISLLTHACGLADMAYEELYRALKPGMKENETVGLVSKLLYDNGSEFVSGINAISGERCNPHPHLYSDRMMRPGDPAYFDIVHTYLGYQTCYYRTFAVGSASPAMRDAYKRAREIMDVSLAAVKPGVTTADIVSLWPKAQDFGFDNEEAAFALQYGHGVGISVWEKPIFSRLTSLDHPEVLEEGNVFALETYWPAKDGWSAARIEEELVVTADGCEVITRFPAEELLVAGQRYFAATGPLPAVRESQSHLNTPEGRNGAPA
- a CDS encoding amidohydrolase family protein produces the protein MTQRRLIKNGTIVSMDPTLGDLARGDVLVEDDRIEALAPDLGPVDAEIIDASGCIVMPGLIDTHRHTWQAFLRGIAADWTLGQYMTGLHLGLSAFFTAEDTYAGNFAGAVEALDSGITTLLDWSHNVNTPEQSDAAVHALADSGIRAVFAHGGGADMYQVPSDVPHDRDVRRVRGEHFSAGDGLLTMAMALRGPQFATVDVTESDVALARELDLPITLHAGDGEWGRSGPIRRLAERGLLGPDTTYVHCNTLGDDELRLIADSGGTVSIAPDIEMQMGHGWPATGRLLAAGIRPGLSIDTCVSNGGHLWGTMRVALATQRALDNSEPGASDRPEVSLGSRDVLSFATLDGARVLGLGHKVGSLTPGKQADILLVRADTVALAPLNNPVGQLVYAAHPGLVDTILVAGEVVKHHGVLIGDRAKRACRLATEHRDALFDRAARSERLTDARTGGGWQPAPLTAAN
- a CDS encoding aldehyde dehydrogenase; amino-acid sequence: MTTTLAEYRMRIGATWAEAADGRRYDTVNPFTGRAWASVPDGGPEDVDRAVEAATAAMTGEWGRATGFERARLMRRLADVLERDADELARLESTDNGKLIRETSGQAKALPEWLRYFAGVADKLQGDVIPAQNPDFLIYTRHEPVGVVGAIVPWNSPLSLLMWKFAPLLAAGCALVVKPSEYTPVTALALAERAVEAGLPPGVLNVVTGQSADLGRALVAHPGVRQVAFTGSPEVGIKVAQGAAAHLARTTLELGGKSAQVVFPDSDLDAVVDGVIAGIFAASGQTCVAGSRLVVHEEVEQPVLDRLVERTRAIKLGDPLDPASEMGPLANETQLKTVTGFVERAAAEGARIVHGGGGDPALGGMFYLPTVVTGVRPDMEIAQEEIFGPVLSVLRFRTEDEAVRIANGTRYGLGAGVWTNDVRRAHRVAHRLRAGNVWINAYRMVAPNVPFGGNGHSGWGRESGMDAVREYTDTKAVWVDLAGNARDPFRLN
- a CDS encoding zinc-dependent alcohol dehydrogenase, whose product is MKAAVLHGPGDLRVEEVPDPPVPRPDEVTIAVHRCGLCGTDAHEYAHGGPMTPLRERHPWSGHLGPTIIGHEFMGTVTRAGTAAGFAEGARIVAGAGHWCGDCPPCRAGRTNLCRRYHTYGLSTHGGMAEFVTVPAAMCAGVPDGCTDDNAALAQPVSIAMHALDRGQVPEDSEILVIGAGGVGALLVAAAADRGLTVHVADLDPVRLAAARRLGAATTQQVDGQTGATAFRGLATVFETSGAAAGLRMALDATAPGGRIVAVGLPGGTAEFDLRAAVVSEKDIRTSSAHVCRRDLPAAVDLLSRLDLATEIVARVLPLDRIHDGLAGGGKTLIDIRGKE